A stretch of Mesoplodon densirostris isolate mMesDen1 chromosome 9, mMesDen1 primary haplotype, whole genome shotgun sequence DNA encodes these proteins:
- the LOC132495930 gene encoding phenylalanine--tRNA ligase beta subunit-like — protein sequence MYKRVMPNGEIQKLIITEETAKIRPYAVAAVLRNIKFTKDRYDSFIELQEKLHQNICRKRALVAIGTHDLDTLSGPFTYTAKKPSDIKFKPLNKTKEYTACELMNIYKTDNHLKHYLHIIENKPLYPVIYDSNGVVLSMPPVINGNHSKITVNTRNIFIECTGTDFTKAKIVLDIIVTTFSEYCENQFTVEAAEVVFPNGKLHTFPELAYRKEMVRADLINKKVGIRETPENLAKLLTRMCLKSEVIGDGNQIEIEIPPTRADIIHACDIIEDAAIAYGYNNIQMTLPKTYTIANQFPLNKLTELLRHDMAAAGFTEALTFALCSQEDIADKLGLDISATKAVLISNPKTAEFQVARTTLLPGLLKTIAANRKMPLPLKLFEISDIVIKDSSRDVGARNYRHLCAVYYNKNPGFEIIHGLLDRIMQLLDVPPGEKKGGYVIKASEGPAFFPGRCAEIFARGQSIGKLGVLHPDVITRFELTMPCSCVEINIEPFL from the coding sequence ATGTATAAACGGGTAATGCCTAATGGAGAAATCCAGAAATTGATCATCACAGAAGAGACTGCTAAAATACGCCCGTACGCTGTTGCAGCAGTTCTCCGAAACATAAAGTTTACCAAAGATCGATATGACAGCTTCATTGAACTTCAGGAGAAGTTACATCAGAACATTTGCAGGAAAAGAGCCTTGGTTGCTATTGGTACCCATGACTTGGACACTTTGTCAGGCCCATTTACTTATACTGCGAAGAAACCTTCCGATATCAAATTCAAGCCTCTAAATAAGACCAAGGAGTATACAGCCTGTGAACTGATGAACATATACAAGACTGACAACCACCTTAAACATTATTTACATATAATTGAAAATAAACCTCTGTATCCGGTTATCTATGATAGCAATGGTGTCGTCCTTTCAATGCCTCCAGTCATCAATGGAAATCATTCCAAAATAACAGTAAAtactagaaatatatttattgaatgcacAGGGACTGACTTTACTAAGGCAAAAATAGTTCTTGATATCATTGTCACCACGTTCAGTGAATATTGTGAGAATCAATTTACGGTTGAAGCAGCTGAGGTAGTTTTTCCTAATGGAAAATTACATACCTTTCCAGAACTGGCTTATCGAAAGGAGATGGTGAGAGCTGATCTAATTAACAAAAAAGTTGGGATCAGAGAAACTCCAGAAAATCTTGCCAAGCTTCTGACCAGGATGTGTTTAAAGTCAGAAGTCATAGGCGATGGGAATCAGATTGAAATTGAAATCCCTCCGACCAGAGCTGACATTATCCACGCCTGTGATATCATAGAAGATGCAGCTATTGCTTATGGATATAACAACATTCAGATGACTCTCCCGAAAACATACACCATAGCTAATCAATTTCCCCTAAATAAACTGACAGAACTCCTGAGACACGACATGGCAGCTGCTGGATTCACTGAGGCACTTACCTTTGCTCTGTGCTCCCAAGAAGATATTGCTGATAAACTGGGTTTGGATATCTCTGCAACAAAGGCAGTCCTCATAAGTAATCCTAAAACAGCTGAATTTCAGGTGGCACGCACTACCCTGCTTCCTGGCCTCCTAAAGACCATAGCTGCGAATCGGAAGATGCCCCTTCCTCTGAAACTGTTTGAAATCTCTGACATTGTAATAAAAGATTCTAGCAGAGATGTAGGTGCAAGAAACTACAGGCATCTCTGTGCTGTTTATTACAACAAGAATCCCGGGTTTGAGATAATCCATGGGCTTCTGGACAGAATCATGCAGCTACTTGATGTGCCTCCTGGTGAAAAGAAGGGAGGATATGTGATCAAAGCATCAGAAGGCCCTGCATTCTTCCCCGGGCGATGTGCTGAGATCTTTGCCCGGGGTCAGAGCATCGGGAAGCTGGGGGTCCTTCATCCTGATGTTATCACCAGATTCGAGCTGACCATGCCCTGCTCCTGCGTGGAAATCAACATTGAGCCGTTTTTGTGA